The proteins below are encoded in one region of Massilia putida:
- a CDS encoding ExeA family protein gives MRVEVMQYYGLTQPLSQAGYYETDHHKQLIKDIKGATLEGRLIALCGVVGSGKTVTLRRLQQILKDENRVAVAKSLSVEKHSIKLATLISTLYYDLTQDKQVQIPKQSEKRERELQEIVKKGKRPVALFVDEAHDLNGHTLIGLKRLMEVVEDAGGRLSVILAGHPKLRNDLRRPTMEEIGYRTDIFTLDGVAGSQREYILWLLGASAAPNTDPESILNSEAIDILSTKLRTPLQVQLHLTLALEAGYQTGEKPVTAALVETVLSRQLDDLEPTLTRHGYRLKDMVEQFDAKPAEIRALFNNKLEPARTAELRDRMLAAGLPI, from the coding sequence ATGCGAGTTGAAGTGATGCAGTACTACGGGCTGACGCAACCACTGAGCCAGGCCGGCTACTACGAAACCGACCACCACAAGCAGCTGATCAAGGACATCAAAGGGGCCACCCTTGAGGGGCGGCTGATCGCCCTGTGCGGTGTTGTCGGCAGTGGCAAGACGGTGACGCTGCGCCGCCTTCAGCAGATTTTGAAAGACGAGAACCGTGTGGCCGTCGCCAAGTCGCTGTCCGTGGAAAAGCACAGCATCAAGCTGGCCACCTTGATCTCCACGCTCTACTACGACCTGACGCAGGACAAGCAGGTGCAAATTCCCAAGCAGAGCGAGAAGCGGGAGCGCGAATTGCAGGAGATCGTCAAGAAGGGAAAGAGGCCAGTGGCGCTGTTCGTCGATGAGGCGCACGACCTGAACGGACACACGCTCATCGGCCTCAAGCGCCTGATGGAAGTGGTCGAGGACGCAGGCGGCCGGTTGTCGGTGATCCTGGCCGGCCATCCGAAGCTGCGCAACGACTTGCGTCGCCCGACCATGGAAGAAATCGGCTACCGCACCGATATCTTCACGCTCGATGGCGTCGCCGGCAGCCAGCGCGAGTACATCCTGTGGCTGCTTGGCGCCAGCGCGGCTCCGAACACTGATCCAGAATCGATCCTGAACAGCGAGGCAATCGATATCCTGTCCACCAAGCTGCGCACGCCGTTGCAAGTCCAACTGCACCTGACCCTGGCATTGGAAGCGGGCTACCAGACCGGCGAGAAGCCCGTGACGGCCGCGCTGGTGGAAACCGTGCTGTCGCGCCAGCTCGACGATCTGGAGCCTACCCTGACCCGTCACGGGTACCGGCTGAAGGATATGGTGGAACAGTTCGACGCCAAGCCTGCGGAAATCCGCGCGCTGTTCAACAACAAACTCGAACCGGCGCGCACAGCGGAGTTACGCGACCGGATGCTTGCCGCTGGCCTGCCCATCTGA
- a CDS encoding competence protein CoiA family protein: protein MPKYNHTGDRLPLTAVRTSNGEIVEAFDLTAEQWSTMKAEPPGSYLIRRSRLPAILKQNLRGTRWFAARPGESDSSWKPTSPEHEFAQIRLVKALRVAGVNARIEEPGDTPAGEKWEADVYIEDGSRKIAIEVQVSQQTFDEYVRRSEKYRQSGVKVVWLVNNRHFRNFTLGCLADNGRDLSRPGGPVKNGEQFSRHFPAFPLTFKCPKGQPTDDAVRVSVFLPPEGWPVRELCLDEFAVALAKGALTHAKGKFWVWTK, encoded by the coding sequence ATGCCAAAGTACAACCATACGGGTGACAGATTGCCTCTAACTGCTGTACGCACCTCTAACGGGGAGATAGTCGAAGCATTCGATCTCACGGCCGAACAGTGGTCGACTATGAAGGCGGAACCTCCAGGGTCCTACCTCATTCGGCGTAGCCGCCTGCCGGCGATCCTCAAGCAAAATTTGCGCGGTACACGTTGGTTTGCTGCTCGACCTGGGGAAAGCGACTCAAGTTGGAAGCCTACGTCACCTGAACACGAATTCGCCCAGATCCGTCTAGTCAAAGCACTACGTGTCGCAGGCGTCAACGCGCGTATCGAAGAACCTGGTGACACTCCTGCTGGGGAGAAATGGGAAGCAGACGTCTATATCGAAGATGGGAGCCGCAAGATTGCGATCGAAGTACAGGTTTCCCAGCAGACTTTCGATGAGTACGTGCGCAGGTCTGAGAAGTACAGACAATCCGGTGTCAAAGTGGTTTGGCTAGTCAATAATAGACATTTCCGAAATTTCACTCTTGGATGTTTGGCCGACAACGGACGAGATCTATCGAGGCCTGGCGGCCCGGTTAAGAACGGGGAACAGTTCAGCCGTCACTTCCCAGCATTCCCGTTAACGTTCAAATGCCCAAAAGGCCAACCTACTGATGATGCCGTCCGCGTGAGCGTATTCCTACCGCCGGAGGGTTGGCCTGTACGAGAACTATGTCTGGACGAATTTGCTGTGGCGTTGGCCAAAGGTGCCTTGACACACGCCAAAGGAAAATTTTGGGTCTGGACCAAGTGA
- a CDS encoding MFS transporter — translation MTNPRFSTLRRIPRAVWVLGFVSMLMDISSEIVHSLLPMFLVSGLGASVATVGLIEGIAEAAAPIVKVFSGSLSDYLGNRKWLAVAGYALGAASKPFFAIAASAELVLAARFADRIGKGIRGAPRDALVADIAPAEYRGAAFGLRQSLDTIGAFTGPLIAVGLMFLWANDYRRIFWIALIPGALAVLLLTLGVEEPAHAASSKGVNPIRRESLRKLSASYWWVVAIGAAFTLARFSEAFLVLRAMQGGMKPALVPLVMVAMNVVYTLSAYPFGKLADSMNHMRLLVIGLGFLVCADMVLAQSSAWPAVLLGVSLWGLHMGMTQGLLAVMVAHTAPADLKGTAFGFFNLVSGVAMLVASVVAGLLWEQFGAEATFYAGALFSVLAAVLIISGSHYLTSAE, via the coding sequence ATGACCAATCCAAGGTTTTCCACGTTGCGTCGGATTCCGCGCGCGGTCTGGGTGCTGGGCTTCGTGAGTATGCTAATGGATATCTCCTCCGAGATCGTCCACAGCCTGCTGCCGATGTTCCTGGTCTCTGGCTTGGGCGCGAGCGTTGCAACGGTCGGGCTGATCGAAGGCATCGCCGAAGCCGCGGCGCCCATCGTGAAAGTTTTCTCTGGCAGTCTTAGTGACTACTTGGGTAACCGGAAATGGCTCGCCGTGGCCGGCTATGCGCTCGGCGCGGCAAGCAAGCCGTTCTTCGCCATCGCGGCGTCGGCGGAACTTGTGCTGGCGGCGCGCTTTGCCGACCGCATCGGCAAAGGCATACGCGGCGCGCCCAGGGACGCGCTGGTCGCCGATATCGCTCCGGCAGAATACCGAGGTGCGGCGTTTGGCTTGCGGCAGTCTCTGGATACGATTGGCGCATTCACCGGCCCCTTGATTGCGGTTGGATTGATGTTCTTGTGGGCGAATGACTACCGGCGCATCTTCTGGATTGCCCTGATCCCTGGCGCGCTGGCCGTTTTGCTGTTGACACTCGGCGTCGAAGAACCGGCACATGCCGCTTCGTCGAAGGGTGTCAATCCCATTCGAAGGGAGAGCCTGCGCAAGCTCTCTGCTTCCTACTGGTGGGTTGTCGCCATCGGCGCCGCGTTTACACTGGCACGGTTCAGCGAAGCCTTTCTCGTATTGCGTGCCATGCAGGGCGGTATGAAGCCGGCCCTGGTGCCGCTCGTGATGGTGGCCATGAACGTGGTGTACACACTGTCCGCCTATCCCTTCGGGAAGCTAGCCGACTCGATGAACCATATGCGCCTGCTCGTCATCGGGCTGGGATTTCTCGTCTGCGCGGATATGGTGCTGGCACAAAGCAGCGCGTGGCCAGCTGTCCTGCTCGGGGTAAGCCTATGGGGGCTGCACATGGGCATGACTCAGGGTTTGTTGGCCGTAATGGTGGCGCACACAGCGCCGGCCGACCTGAAGGGCACGGCATTTGGCTTTTTCAATTTGGTAAGTGGCGTGGCCATGCTTGTGGCAAGCGTCGTCGCCGGACTACTTTGGGAACAATTTGGCGCGGAGGCGACGTTTTATGCGGGCGCCTTGTTCAGTGTGCTGGCCGCTGTTTTGATCATCAGTGGCAGTCATTATTTGACGAGCGCAGAGTGA
- a CDS encoding bifunctional DedA family/phosphatase PAP2 family protein → MLEYLISVINRMGHWGYLVIFLAAALESAAFLGLFVPGESLVLVTGFLAAQGTLDLDVSIWTITLGAFVGDSLGYELGRRLDRATLIRYGRHVGLTEERVDKADAFFQKHGGKSVFLGRFIGFARAIVPFLAGSTRMRYRVFFPFNVLGAGIWSSVLVLLGYFLGASWQHAARWVGAASLVLGGFIVFCIVLVWLHRIVSGHQQHLQRGWHRILGSPLLTKIRGKLAPQIAFLQARLSPNSYLGLSLSIGAAFLLAAGWLFGGIAEDVATNDPLTKVDVLIAHWLHAQVTSGMANVMIGIGTATGPLAITAYVLMTALYLMVRREWYWFAALLLTVPSGMLVNTLMKLAFHRARPSFEHPLLSLATYSFPSGHTAGATLFFGVLACIVVGKVRSWSWRIGALLVALTLVLTVAFSRMALGVHYLSDVLGGMAEGVTWLAFCMTGLHTYQGHRAARGDARLKHEEIMR, encoded by the coding sequence ATGCTCGAGTACCTGATCAGCGTCATCAATCGAATGGGGCACTGGGGCTACCTGGTCATCTTCCTGGCGGCGGCTCTCGAATCGGCGGCGTTCCTGGGATTGTTCGTTCCGGGGGAAAGCCTGGTACTAGTGACCGGCTTCCTGGCCGCGCAAGGAACGCTCGATCTCGACGTGTCGATCTGGACGATCACGCTCGGCGCCTTTGTCGGCGACAGCTTGGGCTATGAGCTCGGGCGGCGCCTCGACCGCGCCACCCTGATCCGCTACGGTCGCCATGTGGGATTGACGGAGGAGCGTGTTGACAAGGCCGACGCCTTCTTTCAAAAGCACGGTGGCAAATCTGTTTTCCTTGGCCGATTCATTGGCTTCGCCCGGGCCATCGTGCCCTTCCTGGCAGGATCGACCCGAATGCGCTACCGCGTCTTTTTCCCCTTTAATGTACTGGGCGCGGGTATCTGGTCGTCGGTCCTGGTCCTGCTCGGCTATTTTCTCGGCGCCAGCTGGCAGCATGCCGCACGGTGGGTGGGAGCGGCCAGTCTGGTCCTTGGCGGGTTCATCGTGTTTTGCATCGTGTTGGTGTGGTTGCACCGGATCGTCAGCGGGCATCAGCAGCACCTCCAGCGGGGTTGGCATCGCATTCTGGGCAGTCCCCTCTTGACGAAGATTCGCGGGAAGTTAGCGCCGCAAATCGCCTTCCTGCAAGCCAGGCTGTCGCCCAACAGCTATCTCGGCCTGAGCTTGAGCATTGGCGCGGCTTTCCTGCTGGCTGCCGGCTGGCTGTTCGGCGGTATCGCAGAAGACGTCGCGACCAATGACCCGCTCACGAAAGTCGACGTGCTGATTGCGCATTGGCTGCACGCCCAGGTCACGTCAGGCATGGCAAATGTCATGATCGGCATCGGTACGGCAACCGGGCCGCTCGCGATTACTGCTTATGTCCTGATGACGGCGCTCTACCTGATGGTCAGGCGCGAATGGTACTGGTTCGCGGCGCTCCTGCTGACGGTCCCGAGCGGCATGCTCGTCAACACCTTGATGAAGCTGGCTTTCCACAGGGCGCGTCCGAGCTTCGAGCATCCGCTGCTGTCGCTGGCAACCTACAGCTTTCCGAGTGGGCACACTGCGGGGGCAACTCTGTTTTTCGGCGTCCTCGCTTGTATCGTCGTCGGCAAGGTCAGGTCATGGTCGTGGCGCATCGGGGCCTTGCTCGTCGCGCTGACGCTCGTCCTGACCGTGGCGTTCAGCAGGATGGCCCTGGGGGTACATTACCTGAGCGATGTACTGGGCGGCATGGCCGAAGGCGTGACATGGCTGGCGTTCTGCATGACGGGCTTGCATACCTACCAGGGGCACCGTGCCGCGCGTGGGGATGCTCGTCTAAAACATGAGGAAATAATGAGATGA
- a CDS encoding ATP-binding protein — MDDSKRTVTRSRSLRSMLSASICSAILVVGIIGAFVSFQFAFDEAKDLQDDELREIAQLVQLKNRTVVSSEAQPSANDEPEMRIWVIRTFKGGTLVRTPDLMLTLPANLTDGLHTVQSRGESWRLYARTIDSEHGLAVAQRTSARDEIARDSALRTLVPFLIVIPILVLLTAILVRVLLEKVGEVAHQVDQKGNGDFEPLGMTAVPAEIIPFVAATNRLLERVDSAVSKHRQFVASAAHELRSPVTAMTLHLENALGGPEASPALQATLSPIGAGLERMRMVVEQLLSLAGMQAPSVHAPVRFDGRPVVVEAIAEVFPVADAKGVDLGLVVGDELTLLGSEHDFRALARNAIENAVLYTPSGGKVDVRLYPDGDDAVFQVDDTGPGIPPEQLSRVFDPFFRIPGSGQPGSGLGLAIVRAAAARLGGTVTLRNLRSDAASGLAFIYRQPSADC; from the coding sequence ATGGATGATTCCAAAAGAACCGTGACGCGCTCTCGCTCCCTGCGCTCGATGCTGTCCGCGTCCATCTGCAGCGCAATCCTTGTGGTCGGAATCATAGGCGCTTTCGTGTCGTTCCAATTTGCTTTCGACGAGGCCAAGGATTTACAAGATGACGAATTGCGGGAGATCGCCCAGCTCGTGCAACTGAAGAACAGAACCGTCGTTTCGTCCGAGGCACAGCCTTCGGCCAACGATGAGCCGGAAATGCGGATCTGGGTCATCCGCACGTTCAAGGGCGGGACGCTGGTCAGGACACCCGACCTGATGCTGACCCTGCCGGCCAACCTGACCGATGGCTTGCACACAGTGCAGTCGCGAGGGGAATCCTGGCGCCTGTACGCCAGGACGATCGACAGTGAACATGGCCTCGCGGTGGCGCAGCGTACGTCTGCGCGCGACGAGATCGCGCGCGACAGTGCCTTGCGGACCCTCGTGCCTTTTCTCATCGTGATTCCGATACTCGTGCTGCTGACCGCGATCCTGGTCCGGGTGCTGCTGGAGAAGGTCGGCGAGGTCGCCCACCAGGTGGACCAGAAGGGCAATGGCGATTTCGAACCGCTGGGAATGACGGCGGTGCCGGCTGAAATCATTCCCTTCGTCGCCGCGACGAACCGCCTGCTGGAACGCGTCGACAGCGCGGTGTCGAAGCACCGGCAATTTGTCGCCTCGGCCGCACACGAATTGCGCTCGCCAGTCACGGCCATGACACTGCACTTGGAAAATGCCTTGGGCGGCCCTGAAGCTTCTCCTGCCCTGCAGGCGACCCTCTCTCCGATTGGTGCAGGACTGGAACGCATGCGAATGGTCGTCGAACAGTTGCTCTCGCTCGCCGGCATGCAAGCTCCTTCTGTGCATGCGCCTGTGCGATTTGACGGACGCCCCGTTGTCGTTGAGGCGATCGCCGAAGTCTTTCCTGTCGCGGATGCGAAAGGCGTCGACCTCGGCCTCGTCGTTGGTGACGAACTGACCTTGCTGGGCAGCGAGCACGATTTCCGAGCACTGGCGAGAAACGCGATCGAAAACGCAGTCTTGTACACGCCGTCCGGCGGCAAGGTCGATGTGCGCCTATACCCGGACGGCGATGACGCCGTGTTCCAAGTCGACGACACGGGGCCGGGCATCCCACCGGAGCAGTTATCGCGTGTGTTCGATCCATTCTTCAGGATTCCTGGATCCGGCCAGCCCGGCAGCGGCCTGGGTTTGGCCATTGTCCGCGCGGCGGCGGCGCGCCTCGGCGGGACGGTCACCCTGCGCAACCTCAGGTCCGACGCCGCCAGCGGACTGGCGTTCATCTATCGCCAACCATCGGCGGACTGCTGA
- a CDS encoding TolC family protein, which produces MLPLVLCMLLSGCAVQRYVAMPFDAGTSAKALAARSLDAEDLRKYIQAGHQGSLPLEWPPRQWTLDLLTQVAFHFNPDLEAARAKLAAAEAAVTTARQVPNPTLQVPLQYALIPKDGESSWTLGLALDVPIETQGKRGFRVAVASHQATAARLQLASIGWDVRSRLRQQLLVLWASTEKARLLQQQVELDQSLVALLQRRLREGYISAREVNQQQLALIQSSTDLLNARKEARGARIEVAGLLGLNSHALDGIELDLGEFVQPDPPLPAAELKTLVLQNRADVRAALEGYEASQSALQLEVAKQYPDIHLGPGYTFDQGVRKPGFDFTGIELPLFNRNEGPIAEASARRQEAAAGVRQAQTKAWTELDGAMTAYRIARDALREADQQFLVQQEQLAATRRAFKLGEDDRVSLEANRKTELSARLALFDASLQVQQALGRIEDAIQRPLASESKK; this is translated from the coding sequence ATGCTGCCGCTCGTCCTATGCATGTTGCTTTCCGGATGCGCGGTCCAACGCTACGTCGCAATGCCGTTTGACGCGGGGACGAGCGCTAAGGCACTGGCAGCTCGCTCTCTGGACGCAGAAGACCTGCGGAAGTATATCCAGGCCGGGCATCAGGGCAGCCTGCCACTCGAATGGCCGCCACGCCAGTGGACACTGGACCTGTTGACACAGGTAGCCTTTCACTTCAATCCCGACCTGGAGGCGGCACGGGCTAAACTGGCCGCAGCGGAAGCGGCAGTGACCACGGCCAGACAGGTCCCCAATCCAACCTTGCAGGTGCCTCTGCAATATGCGCTGATCCCCAAGGATGGCGAATCGTCATGGACGCTGGGGCTGGCGTTGGATGTGCCGATCGAAACCCAGGGCAAACGAGGGTTTCGTGTGGCCGTTGCGTCCCATCAAGCCACTGCCGCGCGCTTGCAGTTGGCAAGCATCGGATGGGATGTGCGCAGCCGCTTGCGGCAGCAGCTCCTGGTGTTGTGGGCGAGTACGGAGAAAGCGCGGCTGCTCCAACAGCAGGTCGAGCTAGACCAGTCGCTGGTTGCCCTGCTCCAGCGGCGGCTGCGCGAAGGATATATCTCGGCCCGTGAAGTGAACCAGCAGCAGCTCGCGCTGATCCAGTCGAGCACCGACCTGCTGAACGCCCGTAAGGAAGCTCGCGGCGCACGCATCGAAGTAGCGGGCCTGCTCGGACTGAACTCGCATGCCCTGGATGGAATCGAGCTGGACCTGGGCGAGTTCGTGCAGCCGGATCCTCCGCTTCCGGCTGCCGAACTGAAGACCCTGGTCTTGCAAAACCGTGCGGATGTGAGGGCGGCGCTGGAAGGCTACGAGGCGAGCCAGTCGGCCCTGCAGCTCGAAGTCGCCAAACAATACCCGGACATCCACCTCGGCCCTGGCTACACCTTCGACCAGGGAGTCAGGAAGCCCGGATTCGATTTTACCGGCATTGAACTTCCGCTGTTCAACCGGAACGAAGGACCGATCGCGGAAGCCAGTGCACGACGGCAGGAAGCAGCGGCCGGCGTCCGGCAGGCGCAAACCAAGGCGTGGACCGAGCTGGATGGCGCTATGACGGCCTACCGCATCGCGCGCGACGCCCTGCGCGAGGCCGACCAGCAATTCCTCGTCCAGCAGGAACAACTGGCAGCTACAAGACGCGCTTTCAAGTTGGGTGAGGACGATCGCGTATCGCTGGAAGCGAACCGAAAGACGGAACTCTCTGCCCGCCTTGCCTTGTTCGACGCATCCCTCCAGGTACAACAGGCGCTGGGGCGAATCGAAGATGCAATCCAACGTCCTCTGGCATCCGAATCGAAGAAATGA
- a CDS encoding efflux RND transporter permease subunit, whose translation MLTPIIEFSVRLRGVIFALACLVAGYGVYALTQSRQDVFPEFAPPLVSIQTEAPGLSAEQVEQLVTQRVENVLGGSIGLQSMRSQSIQGVSVVNLIFDDTVDIQRARQTVAEQVSTLAGSLPAGVAVPKMTPLSSSTSVTLAIGLTSSKRSLMDLRSFAEWTLKPRLLASPGVSDIGIYGGEIKQYQIQADPAKLVRYGLSLQDVIAAARRATGILGSGVIDTANQRLVLDTVGQLTNAEQLGQVVLLQKNGAVVRLADVGKVVAGQETPVSGATIQGRPGVILMVSNQYGSDIVSVTRNVESRLAAMKQVFASEGIDLHPSLFRPADFIATSTTHLRNALLVGAALVVIVLFLFLFNVRTALISVTAIPLSLLTALIVLYHFKVPLNTMTLGGLAIALGEVVDDAIIDVENIYRRLRENRHLPQPHPVADVVIAASTEVRGAVIYATFTVAAIFLPVLTLSGVSGKLFAPLGMAYILAIMASLLVALTLTPALCYALLAGQTEDKAEPRAYRWLRTRYVTVLGQVEAHWGVALTVFGGFLLAALIALPFFTREYLPELREGHFILHMQAAPGTSIQESMRVGERVSHALLEVPNVRTVAQRVGRTAQGIDVFGPQYSEFEVGLTQGLGAEEQEQAQAALRAKLADFPGLVFTAETFLTERVQETISGYTAPVIVNIYGPDLDVLDRMGAQVTKALNAVPGAAGVTLQAPAALPALSIRLRHDQLARWGLAPVDVMEAIQTAYQGTAVAQVYDANAVYGVVVILADEARRSPEQIGELPLRTSDGVVVPLGTLADIRQTGGRSLILHDSAQRLQTVTAQVNGKPVGQFVDEARRKVAAEVKLPQGYSIAFEGEAQAQASAQRDLLIYFAVSAVVICLLVFLALRDARGLVLMMTNLPFALVGGALTVFATGGVMTLGSMVGFVTLFGITLRNSIMLISHYQHLVHQEGHRWNAETATLGASERLAPILMTALVTGLGLLPLAIMSGEPGNEVEGPMAVVILGGLFTSTLLNLLVLPALALRFGRFTPPAQTAR comes from the coding sequence ATGCTCACACCCATCATTGAATTTTCCGTACGCCTGCGCGGCGTGATCTTTGCCCTGGCTTGCCTGGTCGCGGGCTACGGCGTATATGCGCTGACCCAGTCGCGCCAAGACGTGTTCCCCGAGTTCGCGCCGCCGCTCGTCAGCATCCAGACCGAGGCCCCGGGTCTGTCGGCCGAGCAGGTCGAGCAACTGGTGACGCAGCGCGTCGAGAACGTGCTCGGCGGATCGATCGGCCTGCAATCGATGCGCTCGCAATCGATCCAGGGGGTCTCGGTGGTCAACCTCATCTTTGACGACACGGTCGACATCCAGCGCGCGCGCCAGACGGTGGCCGAACAAGTCTCAACGCTGGCCGGCAGCCTGCCCGCCGGCGTAGCGGTACCCAAGATGACGCCGCTGAGTTCCTCGACCAGCGTGACGCTGGCTATCGGGTTGACCTCGTCCAAGCGCTCGCTAATGGACCTACGCAGCTTTGCCGAATGGACCTTGAAACCAAGACTGCTGGCCAGTCCCGGCGTTTCCGACATCGGTATCTACGGCGGCGAGATTAAGCAGTATCAGATCCAGGCCGATCCGGCGAAGCTGGTGCGCTACGGGCTGTCGCTCCAGGACGTTATTGCGGCCGCCAGGCGGGCGACCGGCATCCTCGGTTCGGGCGTCATCGATACGGCCAACCAGCGCCTAGTGTTGGACACGGTAGGCCAGCTTACAAACGCGGAGCAACTGGGCCAGGTGGTCCTGTTGCAGAAGAACGGGGCCGTTGTGCGCCTGGCCGACGTCGGCAAGGTCGTGGCCGGGCAGGAAACGCCAGTCAGCGGCGCGACCATCCAGGGCCGGCCTGGCGTCATCCTCATGGTCAGCAACCAGTACGGCTCGGACATCGTCAGCGTCACTAGGAACGTAGAAAGCCGCCTGGCCGCCATGAAGCAAGTGTTCGCTTCCGAGGGCATTGACTTGCATCCCAGCCTGTTTCGTCCTGCCGATTTCATTGCCACATCGACCACCCACCTGCGCAATGCCTTGCTGGTCGGTGCGGCGCTAGTCGTCATCGTATTGTTCCTATTCCTGTTCAACGTGCGCACGGCGCTGATCTCGGTGACGGCCATTCCGTTGTCCCTCCTCACGGCGCTTATCGTGCTGTACCACTTCAAGGTACCGCTGAACACGATGACGTTGGGCGGCTTGGCCATCGCGCTGGGCGAGGTTGTCGACGACGCCATCATCGACGTGGAAAACATCTACCGCCGCCTACGGGAAAATCGCCATCTGCCGCAGCCACATCCAGTTGCCGACGTGGTCATCGCGGCGTCCACCGAAGTGCGCGGCGCCGTCATCTACGCCACGTTCACCGTGGCGGCAATCTTCCTACCAGTGCTGACCCTGTCTGGCGTGTCCGGCAAGCTGTTCGCGCCTCTCGGCATGGCCTATATCCTGGCTATCATGGCGTCGTTGCTGGTGGCACTGACGTTGACCCCAGCGCTGTGCTACGCGCTGCTTGCGGGACAGACCGAGGACAAGGCAGAGCCGCGCGCCTACCGCTGGCTGAGGACGCGCTACGTGACCGTCCTGGGCCAGGTCGAGGCCCATTGGGGCGTCGCCTTGACGGTGTTTGGTGGATTCCTTCTCGCGGCGCTCATCGCTCTGCCATTCTTCACCCGCGAATACCTGCCGGAACTGCGTGAAGGTCATTTTATCCTGCACATGCAGGCAGCTCCGGGCACCTCGATTCAGGAATCGATGCGCGTGGGCGAACGCGTCAGCCATGCATTGCTGGAGGTGCCCAACGTCCGCACGGTGGCCCAGCGGGTCGGCAGGACCGCCCAAGGCATCGACGTATTTGGACCACAGTACAGCGAATTCGAGGTCGGCCTCACGCAGGGGCTGGGCGCGGAAGAACAGGAACAGGCGCAGGCCGCCCTCCGCGCTAAGCTGGCGGATTTTCCCGGGCTCGTCTTCACCGCCGAGACCTTCCTGACCGAACGCGTGCAGGAAACGATCTCGGGATATACAGCGCCCGTCATCGTCAACATTTATGGTCCCGACCTGGACGTGCTGGACCGGATGGGTGCACAGGTAACGAAAGCCTTGAACGCCGTGCCGGGTGCGGCGGGCGTAACCCTGCAGGCGCCGGCGGCCCTGCCGGCGCTATCCATCCGGTTGCGTCACGACCAGCTCGCGCGCTGGGGACTAGCGCCCGTTGATGTGATGGAAGCCATCCAGACTGCCTACCAGGGGACCGCAGTCGCCCAGGTCTACGACGCCAACGCCGTGTATGGGGTCGTCGTTATCCTGGCAGACGAGGCGCGCCGCAGCCCTGAACAGATCGGCGAACTTCCGTTGAGGACGTCAGATGGCGTCGTCGTGCCGCTCGGTACGCTGGCCGATATCCGCCAGACCGGCGGACGGTCACTGATCCTCCACGACAGCGCCCAGCGCCTGCAAACGGTCACTGCCCAGGTCAACGGCAAGCCGGTCGGCCAGTTCGTCGACGAGGCAAGGCGCAAGGTCGCTGCCGAGGTCAAGCTGCCCCAGGGTTACAGCATTGCCTTCGAGGGCGAGGCCCAGGCCCAGGCAAGCGCGCAGCGCGACCTCCTAATATACTTCGCGGTATCGGCGGTCGTCATTTGCCTGCTGGTCTTCCTCGCACTGCGTGATGCCCGAGGCCTCGTCCTCATGATGACAAACCTGCCGTTCGCTCTCGTCGGCGGCGCGCTGACCGTGTTCGCGACCGGTGGCGTTATGACGCTCGGTTCGATGGTCGGGTTCGTAACGCTGTTCGGCATCACACTGCGCAACTCTATCATGCTGATCTCTCATTATCAGCACCTCGTGCACCAGGAAGGCCATCGGTGGAACGCGGAAACGGCGACGCTGGGCGCCTCGGAGCGCCTGGCGCCGATCCTGATGACAGCGCTGGTGACGGGCCTAGGCCTGTTGCCTCTGGCGATCATGAGCGGCGAGCCGGGCAACGAGGTCGAAGGGCCGATGGCCGTGGTCATCCTGGGTGGACTGTTCACGTCGACGCTGCTCAACCTGCTCGTATTGCCAGCCCTTGCATTGCGGTTTGGCCGGTTCACGCCGCCAGCACAGACGGCACGCTAA
- a CDS encoding recombinase family protein, with protein MLIGYARVSTPDQNLELQREALAKLGCQKIFEDKVSGSRADRPGLAKAFELLREGDTLVVWKLDRLGRSVKQLVDLVGELYKQGVHFRSLTDAIDTGTPSGRFFFHVMASLAEMERELTVERTRAGLEVARQLGRKGGRKPKMTDSKIASAKKLLASGVPPRDVAKNLGVSIPTLYRWVPASTPA; from the coding sequence ATGTTGATTGGATATGCCCGGGTCTCGACGCCGGATCAGAATCTGGAGCTTCAGCGCGAAGCCCTGGCCAAGCTCGGGTGCCAAAAAATCTTCGAGGACAAAGTGAGCGGCTCGCGCGCCGACCGCCCCGGCTTGGCGAAGGCTTTCGAATTGTTGCGCGAAGGCGATACCCTTGTGGTGTGGAAGCTGGATCGTCTGGGCCGCAGCGTCAAACAGTTGGTCGACCTGGTCGGCGAGCTTTACAAGCAAGGTGTTCATTTCCGGAGCCTGACCGATGCCATTGACACCGGCACACCATCCGGACGCTTTTTCTTTCACGTCATGGCAAGCCTGGCTGAAATGGAGCGCGAACTGACCGTCGAGCGCACACGTGCAGGACTTGAAGTCGCAAGACAACTTGGCCGTAAAGGCGGCCGCAAGCCGAAAATGACCGACAGCAAAATTGCCTCGGCTAAGAAACTTCTCGCTAGTGGAGTGCCGCCAAGGGACGTGGCAAAAAATCTCGGCGTCTCGATCCCTACCCTCTATCGTTGGGTGCCAGCTTCAACGCCCGCTTAG